The Candidatus Zixiibacteriota bacterium genome includes a region encoding these proteins:
- a CDS encoding pyridoxal phosphate-dependent aminotransferase, whose protein sequence is MKDKIRISNRVSQIGKSAIHEMTRLSKEVDDAAFLSWAKPTSDTPEHIKEAAISAIKNKLAGGYSENSGLLELRKEIVKKLKRDNNIDANPAQILTTVGAIEGLSAAIMALVDPGDEVILPSPTYSTHIRQVVIASGKPVLVPTLEEEGFILDIKGIKKAITPKTKAILFCSPSNPTGAVFSEKQLRQLAEIALENNLVIITDEAYEYFVYDGHKHFSIASIPEIKKNVISCFTFTKTYAMTGWRIGYLHADEELIPQITKAHIPFAICAPVVSQYAALGALQGPQDCVAKFREHYLLARNLMCERLDAMSSVFQYHKPEGSYLMFPKILLDEGKDSTAFCKNLLKKGGVSTTPGIAFGPTGQSHLRLSFCVPEDEVNKAFDRMEAYFG, encoded by the coding sequence ATGAAAGATAAAATCAGAATATCGAATAGGGTTTCGCAGATTGGTAAATCTGCCATCCATGAAATGACCAGGCTGTCGAAAGAGGTGGATGATGCGGCGTTTTTGTCATGGGCAAAACCAACCTCCGATACGCCTGAACATATCAAAGAGGCGGCAATATCTGCAATAAAAAATAAACTGGCAGGCGGCTATTCTGAAAATTCAGGTCTGTTGGAATTAAGAAAAGAAATCGTCAAAAAGCTCAAAAGGGATAATAATATTGATGCCAATCCCGCTCAAATTTTGACAACCGTAGGCGCTATCGAGGGATTGTCTGCCGCTATAATGGCTTTAGTTGACCCCGGCGATGAAGTTATTCTGCCATCGCCAACATATTCCACTCATATTCGTCAGGTAGTTATTGCCTCAGGAAAACCGGTTTTGGTTCCCACACTCGAAGAAGAAGGATTTATCCTCGATATTAAGGGCATCAAAAAAGCGATAACTCCCAAGACAAAAGCTATTCTATTTTGCTCGCCAAGCAATCCAACCGGCGCTGTTTTTAGTGAGAAACAGCTCCGCCAATTAGCCGAGATTGCCTTAGAGAATAACCTGGTGATTATCACCGATGAAGCGTATGAATATTTCGTTTATGATGGACACAAACATTTCAGCATAGCCTCTATTCCCGAAATAAAAAAGAATGTGATTAGCTGTTTTACATTCACCAAGACCTATGCCATGACAGGCTGGCGAATTGGATATTTGCATGCCGATGAAGAATTGATTCCGCAAATCACCAAGGCGCATATTCCATTTGCAATCTGCGCGCCGGTAGTCTCTCAATATGCTGCGCTTGGCGCTTTACAGGGGCCTCAGGATTGCGTCGCCAAATTCAGAGAGCATTATCTTTTGGCGCGCAACTTGATGTGTGAGCGTCTTGATGCCATGAGTTCAGTATTTCAATATCACAAACCGGAAGGCTCTTATCTCATGTTTCCCAAAATACTCTTAGATGAGGGCAAGGATTCGACAGCTTTCTGTAAAAATTTATTAAAAAAGGGCGGAGTATCAACAACACCCGGAATCGCTTTTGGGCCAACCGGTCAAAGCCATCTAAGGTTGTCATTTTGTGTTCCCGAAGATGAGGTAAATAAGGCGTTCGATAGAATGGAAGCTTATTTCGGTTAG
- a CDS encoding FAD-binding protein, producing the protein MPYPEELKKLAKIVESTRAERVERKKRNEEVTFLSLDERKDILKHHPDFKEAGRRELKIGANKGYKIAHEMADLIEAKSRLDPSLIDLSNIDYETDVLVIGGGGSGTAAALLAQEQGAKVLIATKLRHGDANTIMAEGGIQAASKGFKDSPYYHYIDVMGGGHFKNVPELVETLVNKAPDVIAWLESLGCNFSKMSDGTLQTKHGGGTCRKRMHYAADITGAEMMRTIRDEARNRVNDIKVIEFSPAIELILNEKGHCAGAVLYNMETEEYIVVKAKAVVMATGGSGRLHTQGFMTTNHYGATADGLVMGYRAGVKICFLHTVQYHPTGVVFPEQAEGILITEKFRGSGANLVNIDGQQFVNEREPRDVEASAIIRECTVKGKGVPTPTGKFGIWLDSPMIEMLSGEGTVKKEFPGKHILYKRFGINIAKEPMLIYPTLHYQNGGLEYNSKAETSLPGLFAAGEVAGGVHGENRLMGNSLLDIMVFGRIAGKSAAVYAKDKANGSKLSLKHVVKYNKEVEKTGIEGDRVAPMLLPDYTEKHVREKQLTTKYLGTMRS; encoded by the coding sequence ATGCCATATCCGGAAGAATTAAAAAAACTTGCTAAAATTGTCGAAAGTACGCGCGCAGAAAGAGTGGAACGCAAAAAACGCAATGAGGAAGTTACTTTTCTTTCACTTGATGAGCGCAAAGATATTCTCAAACATCATCCTGATTTCAAGGAAGCAGGACGCCGCGAACTGAAAATTGGTGCTAATAAAGGTTATAAAATCGCTCATGAGATGGCCGATTTAATCGAAGCCAAAAGCCGTCTTGATCCATCCTTAATTGATTTATCAAATATCGATTACGAAACGGATGTTCTTGTAATTGGCGGCGGCGGTTCTGGTACGGCAGCAGCTTTACTGGCACAGGAACAAGGCGCAAAAGTTCTAATCGCTACTAAGCTTCGCCATGGCGATGCCAACACTATTATGGCTGAGGGTGGAATTCAAGCCGCTAGCAAGGGTTTTAAAGACTCACCCTATTATCATTACATTGACGTGATGGGTGGAGGTCATTTTAAAAATGTTCCAGAATTAGTGGAAACGCTGGTTAACAAAGCTCCTGATGTTATAGCCTGGTTAGAATCCTTAGGCTGTAATTTTTCAAAAATGTCGGACGGCACTTTACAGACGAAACATGGCGGCGGTACCTGCCGTAAACGGATGCATTATGCTGCCGATATTACCGGCGCAGAGATGATGAGAACAATTCGTGATGAAGCCCGCAACCGCGTCAATGATATAAAGGTAATCGAGTTTTCTCCGGCAATTGAATTGATTCTTAATGAAAAAGGCCATTGCGCTGGCGCTGTCCTTTACAATATGGAAACTGAAGAATATATCGTTGTGAAGGCAAAAGCGGTCGTTATGGCTACCGGCGGTTCGGGACGCCTTCATACTCAAGGGTTCATGACTACCAATCACTATGGCGCAACCGCTGACGGCCTCGTGATGGGATACCGCGCCGGTGTTAAGATTTGTTTCCTACATACCGTCCAGTATCATCCGACAGGTGTTGTCTTCCCGGAACAAGCTGAAGGCATATTAATCACCGAGAAATTCCGAGGTTCGGGCGCAAACCTGGTTAACATCGATGGCCAGCAGTTTGTTAACGAACGCGAGCCGCGCGATGTGGAAGCCTCGGCGATTATTAGGGAATGTACGGTTAAGGGAAAAGGTGTGCCGACACCTACGGGCAAATTTGGCATATGGCTCGATTCTCCGATGATTGAAATGCTTTCAGGCGAGGGAACAGTTAAAAAGGAATTCCCCGGCAAGCATATACTTTATAAACGCTTTGGCATCAATATAGCTAAAGAGCCGATGCTAATCTACCCGACACTTCACTACCAGAACGGCGGCTTGGAATATAACAGCAAAGCCGAAACGTCCCTGCCCGGTTTGTTTGCGGCTGGCGAGGTAGCCGGCGGCGTGCATGGCGAAAACCGTCTGATGGGCAATTCGCTTTTAGACATCATGGTTTTTGGCCGTATAGCCGGTAAGAGCGCCGCTGTTTATGCCAAAGACAAAGCCAATGGTTCGAAGCTTTCTTTAAAGCATGTAGTGAAGTATAATAAAGAAGTCGAAAAAACCGGTATCGAGGGCGACCGTGTGGCGCCGATGTTATTACCGGATTATACTGAAAAGCATGTCCGCGAGAAACAGCTTACGACCAAATATCTGGGCACGATGAGGTCATAG
- a CDS encoding 4Fe-4S dicluster domain-containing protein gives MSSVSEETKTSVEAKMIPIFIMGKKYEVPETLTIMKAMEYAGYKYIRGAGCRGGVCGACSTVYRKPGDYKIYTGLACQTVVEPEMYLTQLPFYPANRAIYDFDKLTGKPEEIFEIYPELFRCVACNACTKVCPMDVEVMDYIACLKRGDIGEAAHISFDCIQCGLCASRCFGELPQYHIAQMARRINGAFLTPRAEHLEKMVANIKGGHFTDGLNELKAMDESTLKKVYQERELEPAVGDEGWIPKDNKGL, from the coding sequence ATGAGCAGCGTTTCTGAAGAAACAAAAACATCAGTAGAAGCAAAAATGATCCCAATTTTTATAATGGGGAAAAAATACGAGGTTCCGGAAACGTTAACCATCATGAAAGCTATGGAGTACGCCGGCTACAAGTATATCCGTGGCGCTGGCTGTCGTGGCGGTGTATGCGGCGCCTGCAGCACTGTTTATCGCAAACCCGGTGATTATAAAATCTATACGGGTTTGGCTTGTCAAACAGTGGTCGAACCGGAGATGTATTTAACGCAGCTGCCGTTCTATCCGGCAAATCGCGCTATTTATGATTTCGACAAACTAACCGGTAAGCCAGAGGAGATATTCGAAATATATCCCGAGCTTTTTCGATGTGTAGCCTGCAATGCTTGCACCAAAGTTTGCCCGATGGATGTAGAGGTGATGGATTATATCGCCTGCCTTAAACGCGGTGATATTGGCGAGGCGGCTCACATTTCGTTCGATTGTATTCAATGCGGCTTGTGCGCCAGCAGATGCTTTGGCGAACTTCCGCAATACCATATCGCCCAGATGGCGCGGCGAATTAATGGCGCGTTTCTTACTCCCCGCGCTGAACATCTTGAAAAAATGGTAGCTAATATTAAAGGCGGTCATTTCACTGACGGTTTAAATGAACTTAAAGCCATGGATGAAAGCACATTGAAAAAAGTTTATCAGGAGCGCGAACTTGAACCCGCAGTAGGGGACGAAGGTTGGATTCCTAAAGATAACAAGGGCCTTTAA
- a CDS encoding CoB--CoM heterodisulfide reductase iron-sulfur subunit B family protein, with product MKISYYPGCTLKTKAKNLETSALASLDVLGVEYEELPRWNCCGAVYSLADDDLIHIIAPVRDLIRVKERGNDTVITLCSMCYNTLARANELMKNDEEKRNTINSFMDEEPDYFGDVRVVHFLDYIRDDYGWEKLKNKISAPLNRMKVAPYYGCTLLRPKDVALDSPDNPQIFHQFMETLGAEVVDFSMATECCGSYQVLGNPDAALKVSHEILSSAAANDAEALVLTCPLCDYNLSRRQDAMLEKYADAKDVPVFYFSQLLALALGVSPDKCHFELNRKSSLELLAKKNLIAEVPV from the coding sequence ATGAAGATAAGTTATTATCCCGGTTGTACGCTTAAAACTAAGGCAAAAAATCTTGAAACTTCCGCTCTGGCATCTCTTGATGTTCTTGGAGTTGAATATGAAGAATTACCGAGATGGAACTGTTGCGGGGCAGTTTATTCATTAGCGGACGATGATCTTATTCACATTATAGCCCCGGTAAGAGATTTAATTAGAGTTAAAGAACGCGGCAACGATACTGTCATTACTTTATGTTCGATGTGCTACAACACGCTTGCCCGCGCTAATGAATTGATGAAAAATGATGAGGAAAAGCGAAATACTATCAATTCGTTTATGGACGAAGAGCCGGATTATTTCGGCGATGTTCGCGTAGTTCATTTTCTCGATTATATTCGCGACGATTACGGTTGGGAAAAGCTCAAAAATAAAATATCAGCGCCATTAAACAGAATGAAAGTAGCTCCCTATTATGGCTGTACTTTATTGCGGCCTAAGGATGTGGCTTTAGATTCGCCCGACAACCCGCAGATATTTCATCAGTTTATGGAAACACTGGGCGCAGAAGTGGTTGATTTTTCGATGGCTACCGAATGTTGCGGCAGTTATCAGGTTTTGGGCAATCCTGATGCTGCACTGAAAGTATCGCATGAGATTTTAAGCAGCGCAGCTGCCAATGATGCTGAGGCGCTGGTTTTAACCTGTCCTTTATGCGATTACAATCTATCCCGTCGGCAGGATGCTATGCTTGAGAAATACGCCGATGCGAAAGATGTTCCTGTTTTCTATTTTTCACAATTGTTGGCTTTGGCGCTTGGAGTTTCTCCGGATAAGTGTCATTTTGAGCTAAATCGTAAAAGTTCATTGGAGCTTCTCGCTAAAAAAAATCTAATCGCTGAAGTTCCTGTATAA
- a CDS encoding 4Fe-4S dicluster domain-containing protein, translating to MPLKISQRTIDEQLRKKVMEISGQNVQQCFQCGTCSGSCPMNEEANLLPRQVMIMIQYGQAEALNQSNMPWICASCHSCVVRCPRGIDIAKVMEALRLIKLRQNIDHVELAKLEPEKIDELPQIAMVSGFRKMTS from the coding sequence ATGCCATTAAAAATATCGCAACGCACTATTGATGAGCAATTACGTAAAAAGGTGATGGAAATCAGCGGCCAGAATGTTCAGCAATGTTTCCAATGCGGAACATGTTCAGGTTCTTGTCCGATGAATGAGGAGGCTAATCTGCTGCCAAGACAGGTGATGATAATGATTCAATATGGCCAAGCGGAAGCACTGAATCAGTCTAATATGCCCTGGATTTGCGCTTCATGTCATTCATGTGTGGTTCGCTGTCCCAGGGGGATCGATATTGCCAAGGTTATGGAAGCTCTCCGTTTGATAAAACTTCGCCAAAATATCGACCATGTAGAATTAGCCAAACTTGAACCGGAAAAAATCGATGAGTTGCCGCAAATTGCTATGGTTTCCGGCTTTCGTAAAATGACATCATGA
- a CDS encoding DUF1573 domain-containing protein: MRTTKILIIAIAASLLITSTVFGQTTIKQKTDQIAKEKKLDNKGELKKKGLDIKGELKKKKPKSVKKRKSNIPEIELKNSRITYEYTTFNFGLVSSGSKVSHYFPVSNTGSDTLIITKVKPT; the protein is encoded by the coding sequence ATGCGAACTACTAAAATACTAATTATTGCAATTGCCGCAAGCCTGTTAATCACATCAACAGTTTTTGGTCAAACTACTATTAAACAAAAAACAGATCAGATCGCTAAGGAAAAGAAACTTGATAATAAGGGTGAATTAAAGAAAAAAGGACTTGATATAAAGGGTGAATTAAAGAAGAAAAAACCCAAATCAGTCAAAAAACGCAAAAGCAATATTCCCGAAATCGAGTTGAAAAATTCAAGAATTACCTATGAATACACTACTTTTAATTTCGGCTTGGTTTCTTCCGGCTCAAAGGTTTCTCACTATTTTCCGGTAAGCAATACCGGCTCGGATACGTTAATAATCACTAAAGTTAAACCAACGTGA
- a CDS encoding DUF1573 domain-containing protein gives MVIPPGETSYIDVTYRTSKSGKRKTPVTKTIKVYSNDSSKPTSQLKITSTVNNELLKFTCLPLQADFEDVVSGKKSKISLELTNIDTTISEIITVSNPISEYIKKTKIKKRKLKPGQTTKIEFELSKTAPIGNFSTSLTIEAANKKNSRMTIPVIGSIVAKTIKSKEQSGK, from the coding sequence ATAGTTATTCCGCCAGGCGAAACTTCATATATAGATGTAACTTATAGAACTTCTAAATCGGGAAAGAGAAAAACTCCGGTTACTAAAACTATCAAAGTTTATAGCAATGATTCATCGAAACCTACTTCTCAATTGAAAATAACTTCGACAGTGAATAACGAGCTTTTGAAATTCACTTGCCTCCCTCTTCAAGCTGATTTCGAGGACGTGGTTTCCGGCAAAAAAAGTAAAATATCTCTCGAATTAACAAATATAGATACCACTATTTCAGAAATTATAACAGTTTCTAATCCGATTTCAGAATATATTAAGAAAACCAAGATTAAAAAGCGGAAACTGAAACCGGGCCAAACTACGAAAATAGAATTCGAGTTATCGAAAACAGCGCCTATTGGCAACTTTTCTACATCACTGACTATTGAAGCCGCTAATAAGAAGAATTCCAGGATGACAATTCCTGTTATAGGATCTATCGTTGCTAAAACTATTAAGTCAAAGGAGCAATCCGGTAAATAA
- a CDS encoding NifU family protein, translating into MKERVQEALNKIRPSLQADGGDCELVDVSDDGVVKVKLTGACHGCPMSEITLKMGIEKVLKSAIPEVKEVTT; encoded by the coding sequence TTGAAAGAGAGAGTTCAGGAAGCCTTAAACAAAATAAGACCCTCACTTCAAGCCGATGGCGGCGACTGCGAATTAGTGGATGTTAGTGATGACGGCGTTGTAAAAGTGAAGCTTACCGGTGCTTGTCATGGTTGTCCGATGTCTGAAATAACGCTTAAAATGGGTATCGAAAAAGTATTAAAATCAGCCATACCTGAAGTCAAAGAAGTTACAACTTAA